One genomic region from Evansella sp. LMS18 encodes:
- a CDS encoding helix-turn-helix domain-containing protein, which yields MIGKVIRQKRKEKGISLSELSRMTGVSKSYLSYIERGLKKNPSIDVTKKIFRTLDLPITLLASLEEKKPFKEYHH from the coding sequence TTGATTGGAAAAGTGATTAGACAGAAAAGAAAAGAAAAAGGGATTTCCCTGTCAGAACTCTCACGAATGACCGGTGTATCTAAATCATATTTAAGCTATATAGAAAGAGGCTTAAAGAAAAACCCTTCTATTGATGTAACTAAAAAAATCTTCAGGACACTTGATTTGCCAATCACACTGCTTGCTTCTCTGGAAGAAAAAAAACCTTTTAAGGAATATCATCATTAG
- a CDS encoding penicillin-binding transpeptidase domain-containing protein, with amino-acid sequence MNEKKVKKNHLPVRLNILFFLVFVLFSALILRLGVVQIVQGEDFEEQLERTINISSPVEAPRGLMYDRFGNLLVDNELLFTVTYTNRRTSQDEMIETAEKLNKYITVENDNPGDRDLREYWSILNPDEYLEKLSVEEAASEGLSDSEAHQERLALITDRELDSFTREEMEIFALWREFNAGYNNLPHKVKQGITYEEAAQIMENMEDLPGVDIIRDSERKYVYGDSLTGVFGSVGSIRRDDLDYFLANGYERNEEVGRSYLEAQYESVLRGRKGELENYMNQDGDFLRNPEERLGSRGNDLVLSIDMELQQMVEEILEDEMNDARSDILLDSPEAYVVMMEPETGDILAMAGYNEHMSPLPIINSAYEMGSTIKGATVLAGYDSGVMPPGTTIIDRTVQLPDTPDISSHRPLGRINDLQALEQSSNIYMIEVPMRKIGYIPGVSGRNWGNYFAGYDFLRDYFAQFGLGVQTGIDLPSETSGLNGGRAEPGRLLYLSFGQFDTYTPMQLSQYISTIANGGYRIAPRLVQEIREPGTSKDELGRLSQQMAPKVLNKIDVDESYISRVQEGFYRVNNGSNGTATRFFGDAPYSSAGKTGTAQVFVDGERANNQTYVGYAPYENPEVTITVVVPGVDRERSGVANGIARASLDAYFDLKEERNGPQEREVSEENDEE; translated from the coding sequence ATGAATGAAAAGAAAGTAAAGAAGAATCATCTGCCTGTCCGTCTTAATATTTTGTTTTTCCTTGTTTTTGTATTGTTTTCAGCGCTGATTCTTCGCCTTGGAGTAGTACAGATTGTTCAGGGAGAAGATTTTGAAGAACAGCTTGAAAGAACTATAAATATAAGCTCTCCTGTCGAGGCGCCGAGAGGATTAATGTATGACAGGTTTGGAAATTTACTTGTGGATAATGAGCTTTTGTTTACAGTTACTTACACCAATCGGCGGACTTCGCAGGACGAAATGATTGAAACTGCAGAAAAGCTGAATAAATATATTACTGTAGAAAACGATAATCCAGGGGACAGGGACCTGAGGGAATACTGGAGCATTTTAAATCCAGATGAATACTTAGAGAAACTAAGTGTGGAAGAAGCAGCTTCCGAGGGGCTCAGTGATAGTGAGGCTCATCAGGAAAGGCTCGCCTTGATTACAGACAGAGAGCTTGACTCGTTTACCAGGGAGGAGATGGAGATTTTCGCCCTCTGGAGAGAGTTTAACGCCGGGTATAATAATTTGCCGCATAAAGTAAAACAAGGCATTACTTATGAAGAGGCTGCGCAGATTATGGAAAATATGGAAGACCTTCCAGGAGTGGATATTATCCGTGATTCTGAAAGGAAATATGTTTATGGAGATTCTCTGACTGGTGTCTTCGGCAGTGTTGGGTCTATTCGCCGGGATGATCTGGATTATTTCCTTGCAAATGGGTATGAAAGAAATGAAGAGGTTGGACGAAGCTACCTTGAAGCACAGTATGAATCGGTCTTAAGAGGCCGTAAAGGTGAACTTGAAAACTATATGAACCAGGATGGGGACTTCCTGCGGAACCCAGAGGAAAGGCTTGGCAGCCGTGGGAATGACCTGGTTCTTTCTATCGATATGGAATTACAGCAAATGGTGGAAGAAATTCTTGAAGACGAGATGAATGATGCAAGAAGTGATATTCTTCTTGATAGCCCTGAAGCATACGTAGTTATGATGGAGCCGGAGACTGGGGATATTCTCGCAATGGCGGGTTATAACGAACACATGTCTCCCCTTCCTATCATCAACAGTGCTTATGAGATGGGATCTACTATAAAGGGAGCTACTGTGCTTGCCGGCTATGACTCGGGCGTTATGCCGCCTGGGACTACAATTATTGACAGAACTGTTCAGCTTCCGGACACCCCGGATATAAGTTCACACAGGCCTTTAGGAAGAATAAACGACCTTCAGGCACTTGAGCAGTCATCCAATATTTATATGATTGAAGTTCCTATGAGGAAGATTGGCTATATACCTGGTGTATCTGGCAGGAATTGGGGCAACTACTTTGCGGGGTATGATTTTTTGAGGGATTATTTTGCCCAGTTTGGTCTTGGTGTGCAAACAGGAATCGACCTGCCAAGTGAGACATCAGGCCTTAACGGAGGCAGGGCTGAACCAGGGCGTTTACTGTATTTGTCATTCGGCCAGTTTGACACTTATACTCCTATGCAGCTTTCCCAGTATATTTCAACCATAGCAAACGGTGGTTACCGTATCGCACCTCGTCTTGTTCAGGAAATCCGTGAACCAGGCACCTCAAAAGACGAACTTGGGAGGCTGTCACAACAAATGGCACCTAAGGTCCTGAATAAAATTGATGTGGACGAAAGCTATATCAGCAGAGTACAGGAAGGGTTTTACAGAGTGAATAATGGCTCTAACGGTACAGCAACCAGATTCTTTGGTGATGCTCCATACAGTTCTGCTGGAAAGACAGGTACAGCGCAGGTATTTGTTGACGGTGAGAGAGCTAATAACCAGACTTATGTAGGGTACGCTCCTTATGAAAACCCGGAAGTTACTATTACTGTTGTCGTCCCTGGTGTGGACCGGGAAAGATCCGGGGTAGCTAACGGGATTGCAAGAGCTTCTCTTGACGCTTATTTTGATTTAAAAGAAGAAAGAAACGGACCGCAGGAGAGGGAAGTAAGCGAAGAGAATGATGAAGAATAA
- a CDS encoding superoxide dismutase has product MAFTLPELPYSADALTPYIDEETMKIHHGKHHNTYVTKLNDALEGHSDLQEKSLEDLLGNLDAVPENIRGAVRNNGGGHYNHTLFWQIMSPDGGGEPSGDLADAINNAFGSLDKFKEEFKNAALTRFGSGWAWLVVKDGKVEVTSTPNQDSPIMEGVTPILGVDVWEHAYYLKYQNKRPDYVDAFFNVINWEEVSKRYNEAK; this is encoded by the coding sequence ATGGCTTTTACTTTACCAGAACTACCTTATTCAGCAGATGCATTAACACCTTATATTGATGAAGAAACAATGAAAATCCACCACGGAAAGCATCATAACACTTATGTAACAAAGTTAAATGATGCTCTTGAAGGTCACAGTGATTTACAGGAGAAGAGTTTAGAGGATTTACTTGGTAACCTTGACGCAGTTCCTGAAAACATTCGTGGTGCTGTACGTAACAACGGCGGTGGACACTACAACCATACATTATTCTGGCAGATCATGTCTCCAGACGGCGGCGGAGAGCCTTCTGGCGATCTTGCAGACGCAATTAACAATGCTTTCGGAAGCTTAGATAAGTTCAAGGAAGAATTTAAAAATGCTGCTTTAACTCGTTTTGGTTCCGGCTGGGCATGGCTTGTTGTTAAAGACGGAAAAGTGGAAGTTACAAGCACTCCAAACCAGGATTCTCCAATTATGGAAGGTGTTACACCAATCCTTGGAGTGGATGTTTGGGAGCATGCTTACTACTTAAAATACCAAAACAAGCGTCCTGATTATGTGGATGCGTTCTTCAACGTAATTAACTGGGAAGAAGTTTCCAAGCGTTACAACGAAGCAAAATAA
- a CDS encoding DUF92 domain-containing protein has product MIYVIAVILFAFLAYRKNALSGSGAIAAIAAGLFVLFGLSLFGLAVLAVFFVSSTLLGRVLKSSDDSMMEEKGGRRDAGQVGANGGVAAACAVLYGYTGHILWAVSFVAALAAAASDTWATEAGKKSKKQPVQIFTLRPVPAGQSGGITALGTGAAFFGSVFVTGAACLLLAAGAGPDELSVPPALFVLAALAGFAGQWADSIAGALYQGLYKCRECSEITERRKHCGKDTRLIKGSRNITNDAVNYICTASAVVFVWLAGLAIFT; this is encoded by the coding sequence ATGATTTATGTTATAGCGGTTATCCTCTTTGCGTTCCTGGCGTACAGAAAGAATGCACTATCTGGAAGCGGTGCCATAGCTGCCATAGCTGCCGGGCTTTTTGTTCTTTTCGGACTGTCTCTGTTTGGGCTGGCTGTTCTGGCTGTCTTCTTTGTTTCCTCTACTCTGCTGGGCAGGGTGTTAAAAAGCAGTGATGATAGTATGATGGAAGAAAAAGGAGGAAGAAGGGATGCTGGCCAGGTCGGAGCGAATGGAGGAGTGGCAGCCGCCTGCGCTGTTTTATATGGATATACCGGGCATATTTTGTGGGCTGTTTCCTTCGTTGCTGCCCTGGCTGCCGCAGCAAGTGACACCTGGGCAACCGAAGCAGGGAAGAAAAGTAAAAAACAGCCTGTGCAGATTTTTACACTCCGGCCAGTGCCGGCAGGGCAGTCAGGAGGCATAACCGCGCTAGGAACAGGAGCGGCGTTCTTTGGCAGTGTATTCGTCACAGGTGCTGCATGTTTATTGTTAGCTGCCGGCGCGGGCCCTGATGAGCTGTCCGTTCCTCCTGCATTATTTGTTCTGGCTGCATTGGCTGGTTTTGCAGGCCAGTGGGCAGACAGTATTGCCGGCGCTTTATACCAGGGCTTATACAAATGCAGGGAATGCAGTGAAATTACAGAGAGAAGAAAGCATTGCGGGAAAGATACAAGACTGATTAAAGGATCGCGAAACATTACAAACGATGCAGTTAATTATATATGCACAGCTTCAGCTGTTGTGTTCGTATGGCTGGCAGGCCTGGCAATATTCACATAA
- a CDS encoding iron-sulfur cluster biosynthesis family protein gives METEQTDESHLIAETDRNNLTLAVEKQYEWAYDDKMKIDFNSKAQSFLLKSDNQIFNPRMKLKSL, from the coding sequence TTGGAAACAGAACAAACAGATGAAAGCCACCTGATTGCTGAAACTGACAGAAATAATCTAACTCTTGCTGTTGAAAAACAATATGAGTGGGCTTATGACGATAAAATGAAAATTGATTTTAACAGTAAAGCGCAAAGTTTCCTGCTGAAAAGTGATAATCAGATTTTTAATCCTAGGATGAAGCTGAAATCACTTTAA
- the sinI gene encoding DNA-binding anti-repressor SinI yields the protein MEKSENQNLEAEWTRLLEEAKEIGLTPEQVRVFLTSKRNLTKV from the coding sequence ATGGAAAAATCAGAGAACCAAAATCTTGAAGCGGAATGGACGAGGTTATTAGAGGAGGCGAAAGAAATAGGCTTGACTCCTGAACAGGTCAGGGTGTTTTTAACAAGTAAGAGAAATTTAACCAAAGTTTAA
- a CDS encoding MFS transporter: MKKLLQTVTGGPEISRDLILLLVIGGLYSLSVALSNTFVNVYLWKQSGQFMDLAAYNLAVVVLQLLTFILAGRWAKKIDRVVVLRLGVIFLSIFFFTVLFLGENAGSYLLILGSLLGIGYGFYWLSFNILTFEITEPETRDIFNGFLGLLTSFSGMIGPFSAGFLITHMEKLTGYRLIFGVSLGMFLLAVILSFFIKRRAADGQYHLREIIKLRKKYKNWGRILKANFLQGLREGSFIFVIVLWVYVTTGSELAIGTYGLIASGVSFVVYYCVGRFLKPLYRKKAILIGGIMLYAAIFIILFELSFTRLIIYGVIVSAAYPLLLVPYVSLTYDVIGKGWKAAEMRVEYIVVRELFINSGRIISIAILMAFILLFGEKTGIPFALAILGSGHMLIYWFIRDIDLLPGVKKGSVNVQKER, encoded by the coding sequence ATGAAGAAATTATTACAGACGGTTACAGGCGGACCGGAGATCTCTAGAGATTTGATCCTGCTTCTCGTAATCGGTGGATTATATTCATTAAGTGTGGCCCTTTCCAATACTTTTGTGAACGTATATCTGTGGAAACAATCAGGACAATTTATGGACCTTGCAGCATACAATCTGGCGGTCGTAGTCCTTCAGCTGCTGACATTTATTCTGGCGGGGCGGTGGGCCAAAAAAATTGACCGGGTAGTTGTGCTGCGGCTGGGTGTGATATTCTTATCCATATTTTTCTTTACTGTTTTGTTTCTTGGCGAAAATGCCGGCAGCTATTTATTGATACTTGGTTCACTGCTTGGTATCGGGTACGGATTTTACTGGCTGTCTTTCAATATTTTAACGTTCGAAATTACCGAACCGGAAACGAGGGATATATTTAATGGTTTTCTCGGTCTGTTAACATCATTTTCCGGAATGATAGGCCCTTTCAGTGCTGGGTTTCTTATCACTCATATGGAAAAGCTTACAGGATACCGGCTTATTTTTGGTGTTTCACTTGGCATGTTTCTGCTTGCTGTTATATTAAGTTTTTTCATTAAACGTAGAGCTGCTGATGGTCAGTATCACCTGCGGGAAATCATAAAGCTGAGAAAAAAGTACAAAAACTGGGGCAGAATCTTAAAGGCAAACTTTTTACAGGGACTGCGGGAAGGAAGTTTTATCTTTGTAATAGTCCTGTGGGTATATGTGACAACCGGAAGTGAGCTAGCGATCGGTACATATGGACTGATTGCCTCGGGAGTTTCTTTCGTCGTTTATTACTGCGTAGGCAGATTCCTGAAGCCCCTCTACCGGAAAAAGGCGATTCTGATTGGTGGTATAATGCTGTACGCAGCTATTTTCATCATATTATTTGAACTGTCGTTTACCCGTTTAATCATTTACGGAGTTATTGTCTCAGCAGCTTATCCTCTGCTCCTTGTACCCTACGTATCGCTTACTTACGATGTAATCGGTAAGGGCTGGAAAGCAGCAGAAATGCGGGTGGAGTATATAGTGGTAAGAGAACTGTTTATTAACAGCGGGAGGATCATATCTATCGCCATATTAATGGCGTTTATCCTTCTTTTCGGGGAAAAGACAGGAATTCCGTTCGCCCTCGCAATTCTGGGGTCCGGCCATATGCTGATTTACTGGTTCATTCGTGACATAGATTTACTGCCTGGTGTCAAAAAAGGGTCGGTTAATGTCCAAAAAGAAAGATAA
- the rpmG gene encoding 50S ribosomal protein L33: MRVQVTLACTETGDRNYITTKNKRQNPERLELKKYSPRLKRHTLHRETK; this comes from the coding sequence ATGCGCGTACAAGTAACGTTAGCTTGCACAGAGACAGGCGACCGCAACTACATTACTACTAAAAATAAACGTCAAAATCCGGAACGTCTAGAGCTTAAAAAATACAGCCCGAGATTGAAGCGTCACACGTTGCACCGTGAAACAAAATAA
- a CDS encoding sodium:proton antiporter, which translates to MARILFFIGLVISLSSLYRNKYKLLNIFLSKKWLRRLSVAMIMRIPAVREKMLFQALR; encoded by the coding sequence ATGGCAAGGATTCTGTTTTTTATCGGTTTAGTAATCAGTTTAAGCAGCTTATACCGGAACAAATACAAGTTACTCAACATCTTTTTATCAAAAAAGTGGCTCAGACGTCTGTCGGTTGCCATGATCATGCGAATACCGGCTGTGAGAGAAAAAATGCTTTTTCAAGCCCTTCGTTAA
- a CDS encoding helix-turn-helix domain-containing protein: MIGERVKKYRSEAGMTLTELADRAGVAKSYLSALERNIQTNPSIQFLEKIASVLDVSMDQLLYDEENRNTGNVKSGLDNEWSKLVKEAMDSGISKEEFRQFLEFTKWKMNQK, encoded by the coding sequence ATGATAGGAGAACGAGTAAAAAAGTACCGTTCTGAAGCAGGTATGACTTTAACCGAACTGGCCGACAGAGCCGGAGTCGCTAAATCGTACTTAAGTGCTTTAGAGCGAAACATCCAGACAAACCCGTCCATTCAGTTTTTAGAAAAAATAGCTTCAGTACTGGATGTCTCGATGGATCAGCTTCTATACGACGAGGAAAACCGGAATACTGGGAATGTAAAATCCGGCCTTGACAATGAATGGAGCAAACTGGTTAAAGAAGCAATGGATTCCGGGATTTCTAAAGAAGAATTCCGGCAATTCCTGGAGTTTACTAAGTGGAAAATGAATCAAAAATAA
- a CDS encoding ThiF family adenylyltransferase produces MEDWTRYSRQMLFKPIGENGQKKLKDSKVLIIGMGALGTVIANHLVRAGIGHVVFCDRDYVEKSNLQRQMLFDEEDVEKYMPKAAAAELKLKKLNSEVRIEGHVTDINADNVEEFIDGVDIIMDGTDNFQTRYLINDVAYKYNIPFVYGGAVSSRGMSALLIPGVTPCLRCLFPDGGSGGQTCDTIGVLAPVVDISASMQTIEALKYLTGNTEKLRGELATFDIWNNHSYNLQLGKRRDECDTCGKEIFPALTKREDDGVTTLCGRETVQILLKQKLDLTEWDGRLSPVAETKKTPFLLRARLKEEEITLVIFPDGRVLVQGTEDISRAKTVFSKYIGM; encoded by the coding sequence ATGGAAGACTGGACAAGGTATTCGAGACAGATGCTGTTTAAGCCGATAGGTGAAAACGGACAGAAAAAACTTAAGGACTCAAAAGTCCTGATTATCGGGATGGGAGCTCTTGGAACTGTGATTGCGAACCATCTGGTAAGAGCGGGGATCGGCCATGTGGTTTTCTGTGACCGGGACTATGTAGAAAAAAGCAACCTGCAAAGGCAAATGTTATTTGACGAAGAAGATGTTGAGAAATATATGCCAAAAGCAGCTGCAGCAGAATTGAAACTTAAAAAACTGAACAGTGAAGTAAGAATCGAAGGCCATGTCACAGATATAAATGCGGACAATGTGGAAGAATTTATTGATGGCGTGGATATAATCATGGATGGTACGGATAATTTTCAGACAAGATACTTAATAAATGATGTGGCGTACAAGTATAATATTCCTTTTGTATATGGAGGGGCGGTGAGCTCAAGAGGAATGAGCGCACTTTTGATCCCGGGAGTAACGCCATGTCTTCGCTGCCTTTTTCCTGATGGAGGCAGCGGTGGCCAGACATGCGATACTATCGGAGTGCTGGCACCCGTTGTTGATATCTCTGCCAGCATGCAGACAATTGAAGCTCTGAAATATTTAACAGGCAACACGGAGAAGCTGCGTGGGGAACTCGCTACCTTTGATATCTGGAATAACCATAGCTATAATCTGCAGTTAGGAAAAAGGCGGGATGAGTGCGACACATGCGGCAAGGAAATTTTTCCGGCGCTGACAAAAAGAGAAGATGACGGGGTAACAACTCTTTGCGGCAGAGAGACAGTGCAAATACTCCTGAAACAAAAACTGGACTTAACTGAATGGGATGGACGGCTTTCCCCTGTTGCTGAAACGAAAAAGACGCCATTCCTTTTAAGGGCCAGGCTCAAAGAGGAAGAAATAACCCTTGTTATTTTCCCTGACGGAAGAGTGCTTGTTCAGGGGACAGAAGACATCAGCCGTGCCAAAACAGTTTTTTCAAAATATATAGGAATGTAA
- a CDS encoding Na/Pi cotransporter family protein — protein MRLLDVALRDLLFMFFGGLAIFLFGIKYMGDGLQKTAGDRLRDVLDKFTSNPIMGVIAGIIVTILLQTSTGTTVLAIGLVNAGFMTLRQSIGVIMGANIGTTVTAFIIGLKISDYALPIIAVGTFLIFFLKNKKANNIGQVFFGFGALFYGLNLMGQGLYPLRELDVFAELTVTMSENPLLGVLIGTIFTVAVQSSSAAIGLLQQLYAQGAMELSAALPVLFGDNIGTTITAVLAALGASLAAKRAALTHVIFNLVGTILVLIVINPYISMMEYIQGAWQLNAEMTIAVAHGIFNVSNVIIQLPFVAVLALIVTKLIPGKENVIEYKAQHLDPVLIQQSSSIALGQAKKETLRMAELSEQGLTEASQFVQTKQKRHAELAYQFEDAINNLDRKITDYLVKISANSLSDHDSAIHSTLMGTVRDVERIGDHMENIIELAEYQVANKVKMSPDAMQDLDEMFNLTIETVGQAIKSLENEDLGEARAVVLKEEKIDKMERQLRKEHILRLNEGRCEPSAGIIFADMISNLERIGDHAVNIAEAVIGEE, from the coding sequence ATGAGGTTGTTGGATGTAGCGTTAAGAGATCTTCTATTTATGTTTTTTGGTGGACTGGCTATTTTCCTGTTCGGAATTAAATATATGGGTGATGGTCTCCAAAAAACAGCAGGGGACAGGCTGCGGGATGTTCTTGATAAATTTACAAGCAATCCAATAATGGGTGTTATAGCAGGTATTATAGTTACAATATTATTACAAACGAGTACTGGTACCACCGTTCTTGCCATAGGATTGGTTAATGCCGGATTCATGACTCTGCGTCAGTCAATCGGGGTCATAATGGGAGCGAACATTGGTACTACAGTGACAGCATTTATCATCGGTCTTAAAATTTCCGATTATGCATTACCTATTATTGCGGTAGGGACTTTCCTGATCTTTTTCCTTAAAAATAAAAAAGCGAATAATATTGGTCAGGTATTCTTTGGTTTTGGAGCGTTATTCTATGGACTTAACCTGATGGGCCAGGGTTTATACCCGCTGCGGGAACTTGATGTTTTTGCAGAGCTCACTGTAACGATGAGTGAGAATCCCCTTCTTGGTGTGCTTATTGGTACTATCTTTACTGTCGCTGTTCAAAGCTCATCAGCAGCAATTGGTCTGCTGCAGCAGCTTTATGCCCAGGGAGCTATGGAACTCAGTGCGGCACTTCCGGTTTTATTCGGGGATAATATTGGTACGACGATCACAGCTGTGCTTGCAGCATTAGGAGCTTCTCTCGCAGCTAAGCGCGCAGCTTTAACCCACGTTATTTTTAATTTGGTTGGTACAATTCTCGTTCTGATTGTTATTAATCCATACATCAGTATGATGGAATACATTCAGGGAGCATGGCAGTTAAATGCAGAAATGACCATTGCCGTAGCTCATGGTATATTTAACGTTTCTAACGTTATCATTCAGCTTCCGTTTGTAGCCGTGCTCGCACTGATAGTAACAAAGCTGATACCAGGGAAGGAAAATGTTATCGAGTATAAGGCGCAGCACCTTGATCCTGTTCTAATCCAGCAATCGTCCTCCATTGCCTTAGGCCAGGCGAAGAAAGAAACGTTACGTATGGCTGAGTTGTCTGAACAGGGGCTTACTGAAGCTTCTCAATTCGTCCAGACAAAACAAAAGCGTCACGCTGAACTTGCGTACCAGTTTGAAGATGCTATCAATAACCTGGACAGAAAAATTACGGATTACCTTGTTAAGATATCCGCTAACTCTCTGTCAGACCACGACTCTGCTATCCACTCCACATTAATGGGTACTGTCCGGGATGTGGAACGAATTGGGGATCACATGGAAAACATTATTGAGCTTGCTGAATATCAGGTGGCTAATAAAGTGAAGATGTCTCCCGATGCCATGCAAGATCTCGACGAAATGTTCAATTTAACAATTGAGACTGTAGGACAGGCAATAAAATCTCTTGAAAACGAGGATCTTGGTGAAGCTCGTGCAGTAGTTCTCAAAGAAGAGAAGATAGATAAGATGGAAAGGCAGCTTCGTAAAGAGCATATTCTCAGACTGAACGAAGGCCGTTGTGAACCATCAGCAGGAATCATTTTTGCCGATATGATCAGTAACCTGGAAAGAATCGGCGACCATGCAGTTAATATTGCGGAAGCAGTAATTGGTGAAGAATAA
- a CDS encoding DUF1189 domain-containing protein, translating into MNIFQQFYKSLYSPSTISKFRFQKIGKSILYVFFLMLIATIPAAVVLGVSLTSVYNSAERHLTETFPDFEIQNGVLTAETDEPIIIEEDGELIIFDPTGELNPNDLAEARTAIGLFEREAAIVTDGIPQSAAYNEININITSNELADLLESIGGVLPLIIGFIIVLMYIFSTGMKFIGIFSLSFIALLMKNSMAPQLKYRHCWVLAAYTVTLPTILFALLEAMQIFIPFSFTLYWITAIAMMYFVLKEIPAANRRTDGEDLRTP; encoded by the coding sequence ATGAATATATTCCAGCAATTTTATAAGAGCTTGTATTCTCCGTCCACCATCTCAAAATTTCGATTTCAAAAAATAGGTAAATCAATCCTGTATGTATTTTTCCTCATGCTCATAGCTACTATTCCGGCAGCTGTTGTACTTGGAGTGAGTCTCACTTCTGTTTATAACTCTGCAGAGAGACATCTCACTGAAACATTCCCTGATTTTGAAATTCAAAATGGAGTATTAACTGCTGAAACAGATGAGCCGATAATAATTGAAGAGGACGGCGAGTTGATCATATTCGATCCAACAGGCGAACTGAATCCTAATGACCTGGCAGAAGCCCGGACTGCTATTGGCCTTTTTGAACGGGAAGCAGCTATCGTAACGGACGGTATACCACAATCAGCAGCATATAATGAAATTAACATTAATATAACAAGTAACGAGTTAGCTGATTTACTTGAAAGTATAGGCGGTGTATTACCACTTATTATTGGTTTCATAATAGTACTTATGTATATATTTTCTACTGGGATGAAATTTATCGGTATTTTTTCCTTATCTTTTATTGCACTGCTGATGAAAAACAGTATGGCACCGCAGCTTAAATACCGTCATTGCTGGGTTTTGGCAGCCTATACCGTCACATTACCGACCATACTTTTTGCACTTCTGGAAGCAATGCAGATTTTCATTCCGTTTTCTTTTACCCTATACTGGATAACCGCAATCGCAATGATGTATTTTGTGCTTAAAGAAATACCTGCAGCAAACAGAAGAACAGACGGAGAAGATCTCAGAACTCCTTAA
- a CDS encoding 5-formyltetrahydrofolate cyclo-ligase, which translates to MLNYLGDKSGNRVSEMDKSQWRKEIKKVMNGLSQAEMQEQAKTVQEKLFTSELWKKANTIGITISVGNELDTFSIIKQAWEENKRIAAPRCNPENKQLIFYEISSFEDLEDSFYGLKEPVPTQTLKMDPVDMELLLVPGLVFDEEGYRIGYGGGYYDRFLEGREMKTCSLCYDFQLVRNLPHDSFDIPVNYIISPLKTIKK; encoded by the coding sequence ATGTTAAACTATTTAGGAGACAAATCAGGAAACAGGGTGAGTGAGATGGACAAGAGCCAGTGGCGGAAAGAAATTAAAAAAGTGATGAACGGACTCTCTCAGGCGGAAATGCAGGAACAGGCAAAAACGGTACAGGAAAAACTGTTTACCTCCGAATTATGGAAAAAAGCAAATACCATAGGTATAACGATTTCTGTTGGCAATGAATTAGATACTTTCAGCATCATTAAACAGGCCTGGGAAGAAAATAAACGAATCGCTGCACCGAGATGCAATCCTGAAAACAAACAGCTTATTTTTTATGAAATTTCCTCTTTTGAAGACCTAGAAGACAGTTTTTACGGTCTAAAGGAACCAGTCCCTACCCAAACCTTGAAAATGGACCCTGTAGATATGGAGTTATTGCTTGTGCCGGGTCTTGTGTTTGATGAGGAAGGCTACAGGATAGGATACGGCGGAGGCTACTACGACCGATTTCTGGAAGGCAGGGAGATGAAGACATGTTCTCTTTGCTATGACTTCCAGCTTGTCCGGAACCTTCCTCATGATTCCTTTGACATCCCTGTAAACTATATTATTTCCCCGCTCAAAACGATAAAGAAATGA